Proteins encoded together in one Thalassotalea crassostreae window:
- a CDS encoding TonB-dependent receptor produces the protein MIFNKKNKISNLFCLSLLSVSINSALAQEADNVEPESKDDIEVIEVNGYLSSVKKSILSKKAADSILDSIEAEDLGKFPDTNVAESLQRITGVSIDRNGGEGSKVSVRGLGPEFNVVTFNNRVMPNPDGSRSFSFDILASEMVSRVDVYKTSKAELSDGGIGAVIDVRSLRPLDLDEGFTGSASVKAMHDELSEETDPQFSGVISFKDDGGDFGISASIASHKRTTRSDYMGTSGWWPMEYDLDANGAKELVAWAPQGISYGVEQAERERTSGMVVAQYALSDDLVFTLDGLYSEYDTQADYNQIAHWWGGINNNNAGPGSVKVDEQGTLVYWAGHAAPTEMVHSTGNRPTETYMVGFNVEKLFADDSVLTFDMSYAKSQNTAGGTQSFAVSGFRNTTESSSLFQLVPGNTIPSLTFPVLDEETGLYTGEYQSNPAALTDPTLLANHFMVVEGDDNEDTIKDLKLDWTKSLDFGVISSVKVGAFYHEREFQRTRLRSADEVNNGTSTGFGDDIPDNIGILVNPSDFLSGANGSFPTAWLETDNDALRAYYESDDFIKNGEYYNQRVDDNGDPIPNLDYTPQVELANSPGVKEENIGLYVQLGLEGEIASMPWSGNIGVRVVETEQTSTGWGEEIISITPNPDDPTVSILETTEAKPLEVVNEYEEVLPSMNLKLEVREDVDVRLSLSKTITRPELNKIGVDVGYNTRPTQGGFFGASGGNPYLEPYTATNFDIAANWYVNESSYLGITYMHKDIEDFIVTAEKETVISGYDFLETRPFNLDDASISSVEVATNIVFDFLPGAFSGLGVQMNYTFVDDDDAFVETDSYSFGIDGLSDTGNFILFYEYQAVQVRASYNWREKYLWGFEYEEYTTDYGQWDASASYDINDNFTIFAEGVNLTEESVSNYQGSENRIIDYTYYGRRFSLGVRASF, from the coding sequence ATGATATTTAATAAAAAAAATAAGATTAGTAATCTGTTTTGTTTAAGCTTACTGTCAGTAAGTATTAATAGTGCTTTAGCACAAGAAGCAGATAACGTAGAGCCAGAATCAAAAGATGACATTGAAGTCATTGAAGTCAACGGCTATTTAAGTAGTGTCAAAAAATCAATTTTATCTAAAAAAGCTGCCGATAGTATTTTAGATTCAATTGAAGCAGAAGACTTAGGTAAATTTCCTGATACCAATGTAGCTGAGTCATTACAACGAATCACTGGTGTATCAATCGATCGTAATGGTGGCGAAGGTAGTAAAGTTAGTGTTCGTGGTTTAGGACCCGAGTTTAATGTAGTTACTTTTAATAATCGAGTAATGCCAAATCCAGATGGCTCTCGTTCATTTAGCTTTGATATTCTTGCCTCTGAAATGGTTTCACGCGTTGATGTGTATAAAACCTCTAAAGCAGAGCTTTCAGATGGCGGTATAGGCGCCGTAATAGATGTAAGAAGTCTAAGGCCTCTTGATTTAGATGAAGGGTTTACGGGGTCAGCGTCAGTTAAGGCAATGCATGACGAATTATCTGAAGAGACAGACCCGCAATTTTCAGGGGTAATAAGCTTTAAAGATGACGGTGGAGATTTTGGTATATCAGCTTCAATTGCCTCTCATAAACGAACCACGCGATCGGACTATATGGGTACAAGTGGTTGGTGGCCGATGGAGTACGACCTTGATGCTAATGGCGCGAAAGAGCTCGTTGCTTGGGCTCCTCAAGGTATTTCTTATGGTGTTGAGCAGGCCGAACGAGAAAGAACAAGTGGGATGGTTGTTGCGCAGTATGCATTATCAGATGACTTAGTTTTTACCCTTGATGGCTTATATTCTGAATATGATACTCAAGCCGATTACAATCAAATAGCCCATTGGTGGGGAGGTATTAATAATAATAATGCAGGCCCTGGGAGTGTTAAAGTTGATGAGCAGGGCACATTAGTTTATTGGGCTGGTCATGCTGCTCCTACGGAGATGGTGCATTCAACCGGTAACCGCCCAACGGAAACCTATATGGTTGGGTTTAATGTTGAAAAATTATTTGCCGATGATTCGGTATTAACATTTGATATGTCTTACGCGAAATCACAAAATACCGCTGGTGGTACACAAAGTTTCGCCGTAAGTGGCTTTAGAAATACTACTGAAAGCTCTAGCTTATTTCAGCTAGTTCCCGGCAATACAATTCCGTCACTCACTTTCCCTGTGCTTGATGAAGAAACTGGGCTATATACAGGTGAATATCAATCAAACCCGGCAGCATTAACTGACCCAACGTTATTGGCTAATCATTTTATGGTAGTTGAAGGTGATGATAATGAAGACACTATTAAAGATTTAAAACTTGATTGGACCAAGTCACTCGATTTTGGCGTAATATCTAGTGTAAAAGTTGGCGCTTTTTATCACGAGCGAGAATTTCAACGTACGAGATTAAGAAGTGCTGATGAAGTCAATAATGGCACATCAACAGGCTTTGGTGATGATATCCCTGACAATATAGGTATCTTAGTTAACCCAAGTGACTTTTTATCTGGTGCCAATGGCTCATTTCCCACCGCTTGGTTAGAAACCGATAATGATGCTTTACGTGCATACTATGAGTCTGACGACTTTATTAAAAATGGCGAATATTATAATCAACGAGTGGACGATAATGGCGATCCAATCCCTAATCTTGACTATACTCCACAAGTTGAATTAGCCAACAGCCCTGGGGTAAAAGAAGAAAATATCGGACTTTACGTTCAGCTTGGTTTAGAGGGAGAAATCGCTTCCATGCCTTGGTCTGGTAATATTGGTGTAAGAGTTGTTGAAACTGAGCAAACTTCAACTGGCTGGGGGGAAGAAATAATAAGTATTACACCTAACCCAGATGATCCAACGGTAAGCATATTAGAAACTACAGAAGCTAAACCTCTAGAAGTCGTTAATGAATACGAAGAAGTATTACCGTCGATGAATTTAAAGCTAGAAGTTAGAGAAGATGTTGATGTGCGATTGTCGTTATCAAAAACCATTACTCGTCCAGAGTTAAATAAAATTGGTGTTGACGTAGGATATAATACTAGACCAACCCAAGGAGGTTTCTTTGGTGCATCTGGTGGTAATCCATACTTAGAGCCTTATACAGCCACCAACTTCGATATCGCAGCCAACTGGTATGTCAATGAGTCATCTTATTTAGGTATCACTTACATGCACAAAGATATCGAAGACTTTATTGTTACCGCAGAGAAAGAAACTGTTATTTCAGGTTATGACTTTCTTGAAACGAGGCCATTTAACCTAGATGATGCTTCAATTTCGTCTGTCGAGGTAGCCACTAATATAGTATTCGACTTTCTCCCCGGCGCTTTTAGTGGTTTAGGTGTGCAGATGAATTACACCTTTGTTGATGATGATGATGCGTTTGTTGAGACAGATTCATATAGTTTTGGTATTGACGGATTGTCAGATACAGGTAACTTCATTCTCTTTTATGAATACCAAGCTGTACAAGTTCGTGCCTCATATAATTGGCGTGAAAAATACCTTTGGGGATTTGAGTATGAAGAATATACAACGGACTACGGCCAATGGGATGCCAGTGCAAGCTATGACATCAATGATAACTTTACAATTTTTGCCGAAGGGGTCAACTTAACGGAAGAGTCAGTCAGTAATTATCAGGGCTCAGAAAATCGAATCATTGATTATACTTATTATGGCAGAAGATTCTCGCTTGGTGTAAGAGCTTCATTCTAA
- a CDS encoding SusF/SusE family outer membrane protein: MKNIMSKYHCILILILALFGCGEGGDDVSFNYDQDKVISENQSNEFVEPARAPDGFKVIYYVDAGDGTPGKLEVRETFGTRSSVEDQSYGPDLVTGYSWGYTSETAQYYADADNYGSIRGDERDTAGKGVEYAFELDSGSYTVVFGFNDPWDAEGTRHVDLVAEGITLEEGYYIAVDNDFRRFDNVVVSDGILELAVQRTATNSDGDADPQISWIEIWGETDEETASPVQKIWISGEFQLNHWELSQAPLMTAQTEGWYEMLIHFQQAGAFNFIDQNSSWDAEYYGTDDNGNIVYSTSGGSMGVDEAGYYTVRFNLDTLEYSVELLDISDITPLDQMYIYGKGFPQHPELDWWVEGEDGNWDIADSIPMVKNYKGMGEHVFGIENLEFSDAVELEFISSLDWNTASEWGFANQSQLNAAASEFYWHETVKKVTDEYQYIEYADAAGLYTVIFDYAAGRATLIKQITTMYMVGVGTPGDWDAGRAIAMNEDTEQAGWYQIEVQFSNEHNGDDTSEEPYGGFKFISEQSWDGGNFGLANRSNNLTDMEDSDSSAAIPAQAPGYYTIRFNPFLLEYSITPIDLTNLTIHDEMYIYGKGFPQYPELDWWIEGEDGNWDIADSIPMVKNFNGMGEHVFGIEGLEFSDAVELEFVSSLSWDTASEWGFTNLEELNANSSPFYWLKTINEAWNYLEYSNAAGIYTVIFDYAVGRATLIKESSIADMYMVGAGTGGDWDISNAGKMSTTPDWPGWYYIDVQFTAEDSGDPIKPYGDFKFVSEQSWGGDNFGLVDASTSLTEMVNSGSSDGIPAPAPGYYNVWFEPETLTYEWYETDLSGYPVRTEMFIVGKGYVDYPEQDWTPENAIPLVSNYQGLGDYVFGIQCLELDTAVDMKFLGQQSWDGYDAGFVNGGEQTAPLIWVKADVGDGSADLKLIDQAGFYDVSFDYLIERISVTPSADGTCL, encoded by the coding sequence ATGAAAAATATAATGAGTAAATATCATTGCATTCTCATCCTAATATTAGCTCTATTTGGATGTGGAGAAGGGGGGGATGACGTTTCTTTTAATTACGACCAAGATAAAGTTATTTCTGAAAACCAATCTAATGAATTTGTCGAACCCGCTAGGGCTCCAGATGGCTTTAAGGTTATCTATTATGTGGATGCTGGTGATGGAACTCCAGGAAAACTAGAAGTTCGAGAAACCTTTGGTACTCGCAGTAGTGTCGAAGATCAGTCTTATGGACCAGATTTAGTTACTGGCTATAGTTGGGGATATACGTCAGAAACCGCTCAATATTATGCTGATGCAGATAACTACGGAAGTATTCGAGGTGATGAGAGAGATACTGCAGGTAAAGGTGTTGAGTATGCCTTTGAGTTGGACAGTGGCAGCTATACCGTAGTTTTTGGGTTTAATGACCCTTGGGATGCTGAAGGCACTCGTCACGTCGATCTTGTCGCCGAAGGCATTACATTAGAAGAAGGTTATTACATTGCTGTAGATAACGATTTTAGACGTTTTGATAATGTTGTGGTGAGTGATGGAATTTTAGAACTTGCGGTTCAAAGAACAGCTACAAATTCTGATGGTGATGCTGATCCGCAAATATCTTGGATAGAAATTTGGGGCGAAACTGATGAAGAAACAGCTAGCCCAGTTCAAAAAATTTGGATTTCTGGTGAATTTCAACTCAATCATTGGGAGCTTAGCCAAGCGCCTTTAATGACCGCTCAGACTGAAGGCTGGTACGAGATGCTCATTCACTTCCAACAGGCTGGAGCGTTTAATTTTATCGACCAGAACTCCAGTTGGGATGCAGAGTATTACGGAACAGACGATAACGGTAATATCGTTTATTCCACCTCCGGCGGCTCTATGGGGGTCGACGAAGCCGGTTATTACACGGTTCGATTTAACTTAGATACTTTAGAATATAGTGTCGAATTATTAGATATTTCTGATATCACCCCGCTAGATCAAATGTATATTTATGGTAAAGGATTTCCTCAGCACCCTGAATTAGATTGGTGGGTTGAAGGTGAAGATGGCAATTGGGACATCGCAGACTCTATTCCTATGGTGAAAAATTATAAAGGCATGGGAGAGCATGTCTTTGGTATCGAAAATTTAGAGTTTTCAGATGCCGTTGAACTTGAGTTTATTAGCAGCTTGGATTGGAACACCGCTTCTGAATGGGGTTTTGCTAATCAAAGTCAGCTTAATGCTGCAGCTTCAGAGTTTTATTGGCATGAAACCGTTAAAAAAGTTACCGACGAATATCAATATATAGAATACGCAGATGCAGCAGGACTATACACTGTTATCTTCGATTACGCAGCAGGCCGAGCTACACTTATTAAGCAAATAACTACTATGTATATGGTCGGAGTCGGAACACCTGGTGACTGGGATGCTGGCCGAGCAATTGCGATGAACGAAGATACCGAACAAGCTGGTTGGTATCAAATAGAAGTTCAATTTAGCAATGAACATAATGGTGACGACACTTCTGAAGAACCGTACGGTGGCTTTAAATTTATAAGTGAGCAAAGTTGGGATGGTGGTAATTTTGGCCTTGCTAATAGAAGTAATAACTTAACTGATATGGAAGACTCTGATTCTAGTGCTGCTATTCCAGCACAAGCTCCAGGTTACTACACAATAAGGTTTAATCCTTTCTTATTAGAGTACTCGATAACGCCAATTGATCTCACTAATTTAACCATCCACGATGAAATGTACATATACGGTAAAGGGTTTCCTCAATATCCAGAATTAGACTGGTGGATTGAAGGGGAAGATGGCAATTGGGACATCGCTGATTCAATCCCGATGGTTAAAAACTTTAACGGTATGGGGGAGCATGTATTTGGTATCGAAGGATTAGAGTTTTCAGACGCAGTTGAGCTTGAATTTGTTAGTTCGCTAAGTTGGGATACGGCATCTGAGTGGGGCTTCACTAATCTAGAAGAATTAAATGCTAATAGTTCACCATTTTACTGGCTTAAAACCATTAACGAAGCATGGAACTATTTAGAGTACAGCAACGCAGCAGGTATCTACACAGTTATTTTTGACTATGCGGTAGGCAGAGCGACCCTGATCAAGGAGTCATCTATCGCTGATATGTATATGGTCGGTGCAGGTACAGGTGGAGATTGGGATATCTCTAATGCTGGAAAAATGTCAACAACTCCAGACTGGCCAGGTTGGTACTATATTGATGTGCAATTTACTGCTGAAGATTCAGGCGATCCTATTAAACCCTACGGTGACTTTAAATTTGTTAGTGAGCAAAGCTGGGGCGGAGATAATTTCGGTTTAGTTGATGCCTCAACTAGCTTAACAGAGATGGTGAATTCTGGCTCAAGTGATGGTATTCCAGCGCCAGCACCTGGTTATTACAACGTCTGGTTCGAACCAGAAACACTTACATACGAGTGGTATGAAACTGATCTTTCAGGATACCCTGTTCGCACCGAAATGTTTATTGTAGGCAAAGGCTATGTGGATTACCCAGAGCAAGACTGGACGCCAGAAAATGCCATTCCATTAGTCAGTAATTATCAAGGCTTAGGTGATTATGTCTTTGGTATTCAATGTCTTGAACTTGATACCGCAGTTGATATGAAGTTCTTAGGTCAACAGTCATGGGACGGGTACGATGCCGGTTTTGTTAATGGCGGTGAACAAACTGCTCCGCTTATATGGGTTAAAGCTGATGTCGGTGATGGTTCAGCAGACCTCAAGCTTATCGACCAAGCAGGTTTTTATGATGTTTCTTTTGATTACTTAATAGAGCGCATCAGCGTTACGCCAAGTGCAGATGGCACTTGTTTGTAA
- a CDS encoding glycoside hydrolase codes for MKTYRVTYLKKLFFALLYLTTATQLNAQENIAIKFNIEHQEIDSFGASDAWTINPLINDWLAKGQNDEIEELADTFFSTDSGIGLSGWRFNIGAGSAEQGSNSLITLDNLGKDYRRAELLQPSPNANIDKTKQLGQIRFLQEAYERNVHDFVAFANSPPVWATKNGLAHPNTGTGVDSTNLKPDMVDDYANFLVNVLEYLRGNEIGVPVNYISPINEPTWEWQGKSQEANRYNMSDLVSVYTQLHTALENAGLDSFVDIDGGEVVEYTAALNDSRYKNFSGDSSNYNGGMNGTGQGLYRNYINELLGDELLRAKLGNKISLHGYFSDAWSDRMGSLRDTVLANVKEVSPEAKIWMSEFAILGGTGDVRNFEGNGWNVNDMDYALHIAKVLHRDLTRLNVSAWYWWLGVTPYNYKDGLIKVNSDLDANSIQPSKVLWTLGNYSRFIRPGYIRVGLDNVDNINGVMASSYRSPDSKKLVLVATNVGTSAQPLSFEISGLPQGKSISSMSTHITNANNNLVSAGITNFENVYQIPAKSIVTFVADLVDNESTPIVSFTQNRALIEEGSAVTFSSTTSNSPDSLQWVFIGGTPETSTSATQEVTYLKPGNFNVTLNASNAFGSDSKTITNSVEVIAKNTQACSSSGYLNIETWSDLSETGDYNYDSSTASIPLNTAGDSDTISTFEIQSDSADNYATRIQGYLCAPLTGEYIFWIAADNSGELWLSSDDNPNNKTKIAYSNDWTDFQDWDKYGSQQSSPIYLIAGQKYYVETLHKEHNGNDNLSVGWQLPDNTLERPILQTHLSPLIDSTTPDPTPTPMPESDTENKKSSGGSQSLYSLLFILWIWGKRKFTFKV; via the coding sequence ATGAAAACTTACAGGGTTACATATTTAAAAAAATTATTTTTTGCTTTGCTGTATTTAACAACGGCTACTCAACTAAATGCACAAGAGAACATTGCCATTAAGTTTAATATTGAGCATCAAGAAATAGACAGTTTTGGTGCATCCGATGCCTGGACAATTAACCCTTTAATTAATGACTGGTTAGCAAAAGGTCAAAACGATGAAATAGAGGAGCTAGCAGATACATTTTTTTCCACTGACTCAGGCATAGGTTTATCGGGTTGGCGCTTTAATATTGGAGCAGGCAGTGCTGAACAAGGAAGCAATAGCCTAATTACTTTGGATAATTTGGGAAAAGATTATCGTCGCGCAGAACTATTACAACCAAGTCCAAATGCAAACATTGATAAGACTAAGCAACTAGGTCAAATTCGATTTTTGCAAGAAGCTTATGAAAGAAACGTTCACGACTTTGTCGCTTTTGCAAATAGCCCACCAGTATGGGCAACCAAGAATGGATTAGCCCACCCAAATACAGGTACAGGGGTCGATTCAACGAATTTAAAGCCCGATATGGTTGACGATTATGCTAATTTTTTAGTCAACGTTTTGGAATATCTAAGAGGAAATGAAATTGGAGTGCCTGTAAATTACATTAGCCCTATAAATGAGCCAACTTGGGAATGGCAAGGTAAGAGCCAAGAAGCAAATCGTTATAACATGAGTGATCTTGTCTCCGTTTATACACAATTGCACACAGCACTAGAAAATGCAGGGTTGGATAGCTTTGTTGATATTGATGGTGGTGAAGTCGTTGAGTACACCGCGGCGCTAAATGACAGTCGCTATAAAAACTTCTCCGGCGATAGCTCAAATTATAATGGTGGCATGAATGGCACTGGTCAAGGGCTATACAGAAACTATATTAATGAATTATTAGGCGATGAATTATTAAGAGCTAAGTTAGGTAATAAGATTTCCTTACATGGGTATTTCTCTGATGCCTGGTCAGACAGAATGGGAAGTTTACGTGATACTGTTTTGGCAAACGTTAAAGAAGTTTCACCTGAAGCTAAAATTTGGATGAGTGAGTTTGCAATATTAGGTGGCACTGGTGATGTTCGCAACTTTGAGGGAAATGGTTGGAATGTAAACGATATGGATTACGCGTTACATATTGCCAAAGTGCTTCATCGAGACCTAACCCGACTCAACGTTAGTGCTTGGTATTGGTGGCTAGGTGTTACCCCATATAATTACAAAGACGGTTTAATAAAAGTAAATAGTGACTTAGATGCCAACTCGATTCAACCGTCTAAAGTTCTCTGGACTCTAGGCAATTATAGTCGTTTTATCCGTCCTGGCTATATAAGAGTAGGGTTAGATAATGTTGATAATATCAATGGCGTAATGGCCTCTTCTTATAGAAGCCCAGACAGTAAAAAATTAGTACTCGTTGCAACTAATGTAGGAACAAGCGCGCAGCCTCTCTCATTTGAAATTAGTGGTTTACCCCAGGGGAAATCAATCAGCTCAATGTCAACCCACATAACTAATGCTAACAATAACTTAGTGAGTGCCGGAATAACTAATTTTGAGAATGTTTATCAAATACCGGCAAAATCAATAGTGACATTCGTAGCAGATCTTGTCGATAATGAATCGACACCGATAGTAAGCTTTACTCAAAACAGAGCTTTAATAGAGGAAGGCAGTGCAGTAACATTTTCTAGTACAACTTCTAATTCACCTGACTCATTGCAATGGGTATTTATTGGTGGCACACCAGAAACTAGTACCAGTGCGACTCAGGAAGTCACTTATCTTAAGCCTGGAAACTTTAATGTAACTCTTAATGCGAGTAATGCATTTGGCTCTGACTCAAAGACTATAACTAATTCAGTGGAGGTTATCGCTAAAAACACTCAAGCTTGTTCTTCTTCAGGTTATTTAAATATTGAAACATGGTCAGATCTATCAGAAACCGGTGATTATAACTATGACTCCTCAACTGCGAGCATTCCATTAAATACCGCTGGGGATAGTGATACTATTTCTACTTTTGAAATCCAATCAGATTCCGCTGACAACTATGCCACACGTATTCAAGGTTATTTATGTGCCCCCCTAACAGGAGAGTATATCTTTTGGATTGCTGCTGACAATAGTGGCGAATTGTGGCTTAGCAGTGATGATAATCCTAACAATAAAACTAAAATTGCTTACAGTAATGATTGGACTGACTTTCAAGATTGGGATAAATATGGCTCACAACAATCATCACCGATATACCTAATTGCAGGACAAAAATATTATGTGGAAACACTACATAAAGAACATAACGGTAATGATAACCTATCCGTTGGATGGCAATTACCAGATAACACCTTAGAACGTCCTATTCTTCAAACGCACTTATCGCCACTAATTGACAGCACGACTCCAGATCCTACGCCAACCCCTATGCCGGAATCTGATACTGAAAATAAAAAAAGTTCTGGTGGCTCACAATCACTTTACAGCCTGTTATTCATTTTGTGGATTTGGGGCAAACGTAAATTTACTTTTAAGGTATAA